A genomic stretch from Mycobacterium paraterrae includes:
- a CDS encoding C40 family peptidase produces MNGAATRTALVGVLFLGLTAAPEVSAAAPQNAYVTVAVATVWTSPQSPRPVDHPALTNPVDIRGWVSAMTQDQQEALTSDELDQTQVLYGDRVIVVREQGDWDEVRVPDQATPKDPRGYPGWIPRSQLAIDAGYGALKGYGPFALADHGKTSWLYREPGLANKDLEISANTRLPILNRTEKAIQVSTPDRGPKWLDAQAATVYQKPTDIPHPTGADVVRYAATFLGIPYVWGGWSGFGIDCSGLTATAYEVHGITLPRDAGPQAADTRGRAVEKTALQPGDLLFYSNDLTNPADYDAIHHVAMYYGDGTMIEAFDKSEPVRITPVRLDGDYWGARRYLN; encoded by the coding sequence ATGAACGGTGCCGCGACCCGCACAGCGCTTGTCGGTGTGCTGTTTCTCGGGCTGACGGCAGCTCCCGAGGTCTCCGCGGCGGCACCCCAGAACGCGTACGTGACGGTGGCGGTGGCCACCGTGTGGACCTCGCCGCAAAGTCCGCGCCCGGTCGACCACCCCGCACTGACCAACCCGGTCGACATTCGTGGTTGGGTGTCTGCCATGACGCAGGACCAGCAGGAAGCGCTCACCTCCGACGAGCTTGACCAGACGCAGGTCCTCTACGGCGACCGCGTGATCGTGGTGCGGGAACAAGGCGACTGGGACGAGGTACGCGTCCCAGACCAGGCCACGCCGAAGGACCCTCGGGGCTACCCCGGCTGGATTCCTAGGTCGCAGTTGGCAATCGACGCCGGCTACGGCGCATTGAAAGGATACGGTCCCTTCGCGCTGGCGGATCACGGCAAGACCAGCTGGCTGTACCGGGAACCCGGCCTCGCAAACAAGGATCTCGAAATCAGCGCCAACACAAGGCTTCCGATCCTGAATCGCACCGAAAAAGCCATTCAGGTGTCCACTCCCGATCGCGGCCCTAAATGGCTGGACGCTCAAGCGGCGACGGTCTACCAAAAGCCCACGGACATACCGCATCCCACCGGAGCGGATGTGGTCCGATACGCCGCCACGTTCCTCGGCATCCCGTACGTGTGGGGCGGCTGGTCCGGGTTCGGGATTGATTGCTCCGGCCTCACCGCCACTGCCTACGAGGTACACGGCATTACGCTGCCGCGCGACGCCGGACCGCAAGCCGCCGATACCCGGGGCCGCGCGGTCGAGAAGACGGCGTTGCAACCGGGCGATCTGCTGTTCTACTCGAACGACCTCACGAACCCCGCCGACTATGACGCCATCCACCATGTGGCGATGTACTACGGGGACGGCACCATGATCGAGGCATTCGACAAGTCTGAACCGGTCCGCATCACCCCGGTTCGACTCGACGGGGACTACTGGGGCGCGCGCCGCTACCTTAACTAG
- a CDS encoding class I SAM-dependent methyltransferase, translated as MPEHAMPPDHKGDYGIDGSFKLISARGQAIGIGIGSAALAATSVLSASRGKRLVAAFTGASSIGIAASTALYIHATKRGKFQVWQRILDELVLEGDETVLDMGCGRGAVLLAAAKRLPNGKAVGVDIWQADQTGNSSSATLANAEIEGVADRIELHTGDMTVLPFGDNTFDVIVSSLAIHNIPRREGRRAALNEAIRFLKPGGRLAIADLWETKQHAEHLRHLGWQHVARTSVGWRMWYGGPWTPTHLVTATKPR; from the coding sequence ATGCCAGAACACGCGATGCCGCCAGATCACAAGGGCGACTATGGAATCGACGGTTCGTTCAAGCTCATCTCCGCCCGCGGGCAGGCGATCGGCATCGGTATCGGGTCCGCGGCGTTGGCGGCAACATCTGTGCTCAGCGCGTCTCGCGGCAAGCGCCTCGTCGCCGCGTTCACAGGTGCCTCGTCCATCGGAATCGCGGCGAGCACCGCGCTCTACATCCACGCGACCAAACGCGGCAAATTCCAGGTCTGGCAGCGGATCCTCGACGAACTCGTCCTCGAGGGCGACGAGACCGTGCTCGACATGGGCTGCGGCCGCGGCGCGGTGCTGCTGGCCGCGGCTAAACGTCTGCCCAACGGCAAAGCCGTCGGCGTCGACATTTGGCAGGCCGACCAGACCGGGAACTCGTCGTCGGCAACACTCGCCAACGCCGAAATCGAAGGTGTCGCAGACCGTATCGAATTGCACACCGGCGACATGACCGTACTTCCATTCGGCGACAACACGTTTGACGTCATCGTCAGCAGCCTCGCGATCCACAACATCCCGAGGCGTGAGGGCAGACGTGCCGCGCTGAACGAGGCCATTCGCTTCTTGAAGCCTGGCGGCCGGCTCGCCATCGCCGACCTGTGGGAAACCAAACAGCACGCCGAGCACCTTCGACACCTCGGCTGGCAGCACGTCGCGCGCACCAGCGTCGGGTGGCGAATGTGGTACGGCGGACCGTGGACGCCGACGCATCTTGTCACGGCGACAAAGCCGCGATGA
- a CDS encoding molybdopterin-dependent oxidoreductase: MSDTRTALRICPLCEATCGLTLTISGGRVTGARGDRDDVFSAGFICPKGASFGELDNDPDRLTRPLVRRDGVLSEATWDEAYAVVADRLGEVIREHGGSSVGVYFGNPNAHTIAGSLYAPLVIRGLGTRQVYSASTLDQMPKHVALGLMFGSPLAFTVPDLDRTDYLVIIGANPLVSNGSLATAPDFPGKLRALRKRGGRLVVIDPARTRTAELADRHLAPRPGTDAALLFAVVHALFEENLVATDLGGIAAHVNGLDEVRALADDFAPEAVASYCGVSADDIRTLAREIAAAPTAAVYGRIGTSTVEFGTVTSWLVDVINILTGNLDRPGGAMFPLGATAPAPRPPKPGKGFRIGRWHSRVSGYPEALSELPAAALAEEIDTAGEGQIKAMVTIAGNPVLSAPDGDRLDRALESVGFMLSIDPYLNETTRHADVILPPPPPAQSAHFDVALNNLAVRNNVRYSPPALPLDARPDEPEILSRIALILYGLPPDGDVALVDDQVIATTLTKETADPDSPVAGRAVDELTAMLIEGPGYERRLDMMLRLGPYGDAFGANPGGLTLERLKATPHGIDLGPLQPRIPEVLRTPTGRIELAPQPLIADVERLRDSVGRNDDRFILIGRRHLRSNNSWMHNLPALSGGTNRCTLQIHPDDAADLGLTDIAIIKGPGGELVAPVEVTDGIRRGVVSLPHGWGHDRDGTGQQLAASQAGVNVNQLNDGTHLDPLSGTAVLNGIPVDIAPAG, translated from the coding sequence ATGTCTGATACCAGGACCGCGCTGCGGATCTGCCCGTTGTGCGAGGCCACCTGCGGCCTGACGCTCACCATCTCCGGCGGCCGGGTGACCGGCGCCCGCGGCGACCGCGACGACGTCTTCAGCGCGGGCTTCATCTGCCCGAAGGGGGCGAGCTTCGGCGAACTCGACAACGATCCCGACCGGTTGACACGGCCCCTCGTCCGGCGTGACGGGGTGCTGAGCGAAGCCACCTGGGACGAGGCGTATGCCGTCGTCGCGGACCGCCTGGGCGAGGTCATTCGCGAGCACGGCGGCTCATCCGTCGGCGTGTACTTCGGCAATCCGAACGCACACACCATCGCGGGCAGTCTGTACGCGCCGCTGGTCATCCGCGGGCTCGGCACCCGGCAGGTGTACAGCGCGAGCACGCTCGACCAGATGCCCAAGCACGTCGCGCTCGGCCTGATGTTCGGCAGCCCGCTCGCGTTCACGGTGCCCGATCTCGACCGCACGGACTACCTCGTCATCATCGGCGCGAACCCGTTGGTGTCCAACGGAAGTCTGGCCACTGCTCCCGATTTTCCGGGCAAGCTGCGGGCGCTCCGCAAGCGCGGCGGCCGGCTCGTCGTGATCGACCCCGCCCGCACGCGCACCGCCGAATTGGCTGACCGCCATCTCGCACCGCGGCCCGGCACCGACGCGGCACTGCTGTTCGCCGTGGTGCACGCGCTGTTCGAAGAGAATCTCGTCGCAACGGATCTCGGCGGGATCGCAGCACACGTCAATGGTCTCGACGAGGTTCGAGCGCTGGCCGACGACTTCGCACCGGAGGCAGTCGCGTCGTACTGCGGCGTATCCGCCGACGACATTCGCACGTTGGCCCGTGAGATTGCAGCGGCGCCGACGGCGGCCGTGTATGGCCGAATCGGCACTTCCACAGTGGAATTCGGTACTGTGACCAGCTGGTTGGTCGACGTGATCAACATCCTGACCGGCAACCTGGACCGACCGGGCGGGGCGATGTTCCCTCTCGGCGCGACGGCTCCCGCACCCCGCCCGCCAAAGCCAGGCAAAGGATTCCGCATCGGGCGTTGGCACAGCCGCGTCTCGGGCTACCCCGAGGCGCTGTCCGAACTTCCCGCCGCCGCGCTCGCCGAGGAGATCGACACCGCGGGCGAGGGCCAGATCAAGGCGATGGTCACGATCGCCGGAAACCCGGTGCTGTCAGCACCGGACGGCGATCGGCTCGACCGCGCGCTCGAGAGCGTCGGTTTCATGCTGAGCATCGACCCGTACCTCAACGAGACCACCCGTCATGCCGACGTGATCCTGCCCCCGCCCCCGCCCGCGCAAAGCGCTCATTTCGACGTCGCGCTGAACAACCTCGCGGTGCGCAACAACGTGCGCTACTCGCCGCCCGCTCTGCCACTGGACGCGCGGCCCGACGAGCCGGAGATCCTGTCGCGCATCGCGTTGATTCTGTACGGCCTCCCACCCGACGGCGATGTCGCGCTGGTCGACGATCAGGTCATCGCGACGACGTTGACCAAGGAAACTGCCGACCCGGACTCGCCCGTCGCCGGCCGCGCGGTCGACGAACTGACCGCCATGCTGATCGAAGGTCCCGGCTACGAACGACGCCTGGACATGATGCTTCGGCTCGGGCCCTACGGCGATGCGTTCGGCGCCAACCCCGGCGGGCTGACCCTCGAGCGACTCAAGGCCACCCCGCACGGCATCGACCTGGGCCCGTTGCAGCCTCGAATTCCTGAGGTACTTCGAACCCCAACGGGGCGAATCGAACTCGCGCCGCAGCCGCTGATCGCCGACGTGGAGCGGCTGCGCGACTCGGTCGGCCGCAACGACGACCGGTTCATCCTGATCGGTCGGCGCCATCTGCGCTCCAACAACAGCTGGATGCACAACCTGCCTGCGCTGTCCGGCGGCACCAACCGGTGCACCCTGCAGATCCACCCCGACGATGCCGCCGATCTCGGGCTCACCGACATTGCGATCATCAAGGGCCCGGGTGGCGAGCTCGTCGCGCCGGTCGAGGTGACAGACGGCATCCGGCGCGGTGTGGTGTCGCTGCCGCACGGGTGGGGCCATGACCGCGACGGCACGGGACAGCAGCTCGCGGCCAGCCAGGCCGGTGTGAACGTCAATCAACTCAACGACGGCACTCATCTCGACCCGCTGTCGGGCACCGCTGTGCTCAACGGCATCCCGGTCGATATCGCACCCGCAGGCTAG
- a CDS encoding serine hydrolase domain-containing protein: MLVTASSTRYVVRHGESHVVTGTQGSTEFAPISRLMNDAIAADKLPGGVVEIGHGGRTVFRKAYGSRKLAGEPGLDGSPAPAEPMTDDTIFDIASLTKPLATATAVMQLYEQGKLAFDEPVQSYLSEFNAANDPVRQRVTVRMLLTHTSGEPIDVNLADPWGLDRPDKAEGIRRAITTPLQSGPGDEFRYSDINYILLGAMVERLTGTAEDDYARQNIFAPLEMTETRYLPPASLTSRIAPTAVDDQSSADPSKNPDFGHLLRGVVHDPTARRMGGVAGHAGVFSTARDVGRFAQALLDRLANRPSAFPLQPATLAVMTTPQQPGHHPGQVDAANEAVRKALERTPNTTDPLLGPHYPAIDGQELFGFGWDIDTDFSKPRGLIFPVGSFGATGFTGTSLWLDPGSDTYVVLLTNVIHVRGSRPISNLRGDVATAAAEAVGL; encoded by the coding sequence ATGCTGGTGACGGCATCCTCGACCCGGTACGTAGTGAGGCACGGTGAAAGCCATGTCGTGACGGGGACTCAGGGGTCCACTGAGTTCGCGCCGATCTCCAGGCTGATGAACGACGCGATCGCCGCGGACAAGTTGCCCGGCGGCGTGGTCGAGATCGGTCACGGCGGCAGGACCGTCTTCCGCAAGGCGTACGGCTCCCGCAAACTCGCCGGCGAACCGGGCCTGGACGGATCGCCCGCACCCGCGGAGCCGATGACCGACGACACCATCTTCGACATCGCCTCGCTGACGAAACCCCTCGCCACCGCAACCGCCGTCATGCAGCTCTACGAGCAGGGCAAGCTCGCCTTCGACGAGCCCGTCCAGAGCTACCTGTCGGAGTTCAACGCCGCCAACGATCCAGTGCGGCAACGGGTCACGGTCCGAATGCTGCTGACCCACACCTCCGGTGAGCCGATCGACGTCAACCTCGCAGACCCGTGGGGCCTGGATCGGCCCGACAAGGCCGAGGGCATTCGCCGGGCGATCACTACGCCGCTGCAGTCGGGCCCGGGGGACGAGTTTCGGTATTCCGACATCAACTACATCCTGCTTGGGGCGATGGTCGAAAGGCTGACGGGCACAGCAGAAGACGACTACGCGCGGCAGAATATCTTCGCGCCGCTGGAGATGACCGAAACTCGCTACTTGCCGCCGGCCAGCCTGACGTCGCGCATCGCGCCGACCGCCGTCGACGACCAGAGCAGCGCGGACCCGAGCAAGAATCCCGACTTCGGCCATCTGCTGCGGGGCGTCGTGCACGACCCGACCGCGCGGCGAATGGGCGGCGTCGCCGGGCACGCCGGGGTATTCTCGACCGCGCGCGACGTCGGCCGCTTCGCGCAAGCGCTGCTCGATCGACTTGCCAACCGCCCCAGCGCCTTTCCGCTGCAACCAGCGACCCTGGCCGTGATGACGACGCCTCAACAGCCCGGACACCACCCGGGGCAGGTCGACGCGGCGAACGAGGCCGTCCGAAAAGCCCTCGAACGAACGCCGAACACGACCGATCCGCTGCTTGGCCCCCATTATCCGGCGATCGACGGGCAGGAGCTGTTCGGTTTCGGCTGGGACATCGACACGGACTTTTCCAAGCCGCGCGGGTTGATCTTCCCCGTCGGCAGCTTCGGCGCCACGGGTTTCACCGGAACTTCGCTCTGGCTGGACCCGGGTTCCGATACCTACGTCGTCCTGCTCACGAACGTGATCCATGTGCGCGGCAGCCGGCCCATCTCGAACCTGCGCGGTGATGTGGCGACCGCGGCGGCCGAGGCCGTCGGACTCTAG
- a CDS encoding lipase family protein: protein MTTPSRPAWYPGRSAVPGIAVASPLPRDDPFYTYTGSTPLDSIAPGTVLNTRHFHYHLFGFPTLLQTTQLLYRSTSQTGKPTVNVTSIIKPPFQFDATKVISYQSAYDSLNRNDEPSHAISGGLRLGGLIINVESAVFAPFLADGYTVIVPDTEGQRADFAAGPEYGMNTLDSILAAVNSSTIPADARVAMLGYSGGAIATEWAAELAPTYAPEANARLIGAAIGGVLVDPAHNLHYVEGTGFWAGVAAMALVGIARAFEIETELARYLSPSGARIFQELQTASIVNVLGQYPGLKWSDLVSPDYPMPENLGLYVGCANQLIMGTAGTPTIPLFIGQGANGELEGTPGNKPGIGAGDGVMIAGDVRTLARDYCARGVAVYYEEYTALSHIWAVPIWLNSANTWIKQRFAGLPIPQNCASIREGNPLTPIPMPPD, encoded by the coding sequence ATGACCACACCGTCGCGGCCGGCCTGGTATCCGGGCCGCAGCGCCGTGCCGGGCATCGCGGTGGCATCGCCCCTGCCGCGGGACGACCCCTTCTACACCTATACCGGCTCCACGCCGCTCGACAGCATCGCACCGGGCACGGTCCTGAACACTCGCCACTTCCATTACCACCTGTTCGGCTTTCCGACGCTGCTGCAAACCACACAATTGCTCTATCGGTCGACCAGCCAGACCGGGAAGCCGACCGTCAACGTCACCTCGATCATCAAGCCGCCGTTCCAGTTCGACGCGACCAAGGTGATCTCCTACCAGTCCGCCTACGACTCACTCAATCGCAACGACGAACCGTCCCATGCCATTTCGGGTGGACTTCGACTCGGCGGCCTCATCATCAACGTCGAGTCGGCAGTCTTCGCCCCGTTCCTCGCCGACGGCTACACGGTGATCGTGCCTGACACCGAAGGCCAGCGCGCCGACTTCGCCGCGGGACCCGAGTACGGCATGAACACCCTCGATTCGATTCTCGCAGCGGTCAATTCGTCGACCATCCCGGCCGATGCGCGCGTCGCGATGCTCGGGTATTCCGGCGGTGCGATCGCCACCGAGTGGGCCGCTGAGCTGGCGCCGACCTACGCACCCGAAGCCAACGCGCGCTTGATCGGCGCGGCGATCGGTGGCGTACTGGTCGACCCGGCGCACAACCTGCATTACGTCGAGGGAACCGGCTTCTGGGCCGGTGTCGCGGCGATGGCGCTGGTCGGCATCGCCCGCGCATTCGAGATCGAGACCGAGCTGGCCCGCTACCTGAGCCCCAGCGGCGCGAGGATCTTCCAGGAGTTACAGACCGCGTCGATCGTCAACGTGCTCGGTCAGTATCCCGGGCTGAAGTGGAGCGACCTGGTCAGCCCCGACTATCCGATGCCGGAAAACCTGGGGCTCTATGTTGGCTGCGCCAACCAGCTGATCATGGGAACCGCTGGGACGCCGACGATTCCGCTGTTCATCGGTCAGGGCGCCAACGGTGAACTGGAAGGCACACCGGGGAACAAGCCGGGCATCGGCGCCGGCGACGGCGTGATGATCGCCGGCGATGTACGCACGCTCGCCCGCGACTACTGCGCGCGAGGCGTAGCGGTGTACTACGAGGAGTACACCGCGCTCAGCCACATCTGGGCCGTTCCCATCTGGCTGAACAGCGCGAACACCTGGATCAAGCAACGCTTCGCCGGCCTGCCGATCCCACAGAACTGTGCGTCGATTCGGGAAGGCAATCCGCTGACGCCGATCCCGATGCCGCCTGACTGA
- a CDS encoding alpha/beta hydrolase, whose product MDNPLHHPPGVPRVEKPRAEGQFHLVDGRRLGYAEFGDPDGPVVLWFHGTLGARRQFLAKGRRAAERLGLRVIVIERPGTGLSDSHRYSSVSEWVADMAQVADALDAKKLAVVGMSGGGPYALACGALPPMVDRVAAVGVLDGTVPAVGPEATRAGATEIARRFGPILTQLRRPLAVIATILLAPLIPFAHYAYRVYMRMWPEVDRKVLDDPEVEAIFVDDMVNAFRGRCLAMVDDARLLGRDWGFRLIDVKVPVRWWHGQSDHVVPIAGVHTAVTRLQDAELTVRSESHLGGFDMAEDVLVHMRQQLIDGPRDLGVAQ is encoded by the coding sequence ATGGACAACCCACTGCACCACCCGCCCGGCGTACCGCGCGTCGAAAAGCCGCGGGCCGAGGGTCAGTTCCATCTCGTCGACGGCCGCCGCCTCGGCTACGCCGAGTTCGGTGATCCCGACGGCCCAGTCGTGCTGTGGTTCCACGGCACACTCGGCGCGCGACGCCAGTTCCTCGCAAAGGGCCGACGCGCCGCCGAACGACTCGGCCTGCGCGTCATCGTCATCGAACGCCCGGGCACCGGGCTGTCCGATTCGCATCGCTACTCCTCGGTCAGCGAATGGGTCGCCGACATGGCGCAAGTCGCCGATGCTCTGGACGCCAAAAAGCTTGCCGTCGTGGGCATGTCCGGCGGCGGGCCCTACGCGCTGGCATGCGGCGCGCTGCCGCCCATGGTCGACCGGGTTGCCGCCGTCGGTGTGCTCGACGGCACCGTCCCGGCGGTGGGGCCCGAGGCCACCCGCGCCGGTGCTACCGAGATCGCCCGTCGCTTCGGCCCGATCCTGACGCAGCTACGCCGGCCGCTGGCGGTGATCGCCACCATCCTGCTCGCGCCGCTGATTCCGTTCGCGCACTACGCCTATCGCGTCTACATGCGGATGTGGCCCGAGGTCGACCGCAAGGTCCTCGACGATCCCGAAGTCGAGGCGATCTTCGTCGACGACATGGTCAACGCCTTCCGCGGACGCTGCCTGGCGATGGTCGACGATGCGCGACTTCTCGGCCGCGACTGGGGTTTTCGGCTGATCGATGTCAAGGTGCCGGTGCGGTGGTGGCACGGCCAGTCCGACCACGTCGTCCCGATCGCCGGCGTCCACACTGCCGTCACGCGCCTGCAAGACGCCGAGCTCACCGTGCGCTCCGAGAGCCATCTCGGCGGCTTCGACATGGCCGAGGATGTGCTCGTCCATATGCGCCAGCAGCTCATCGACGGGCCGCGGGATCTCGGCGTCGCTCAGTAG
- the murQ gene encoding N-acetylmuramic acid 6-phosphate etherase has translation MAAMILAVDLGKTSCRAAVAGRRAEGAGAPGLATPGGVRAAESAIVTAARELGPFDDVIVGAAGAFAAPDAARALGQTLLTSLGAKSVAVTSDAITAHAGAHDGQPGVVLIVGTGVAALAIDADGALRTADGWGPWLGDEGGGAWIGAAGLRAALKAHDGRGPSTALLDAARARFGPPQTWPMQLHDAAAIAAFAPDVLNAHDDAVAREIVAAAAEALTTTVEAVATGPLAVTGGLAGFHALTGRLNAVPPAGDALDGALRLTAIHEPYVIRVHAKAVTTQRLDALATEGVREDLHDLDARPIHEIVRLLVDAEGEAHHAVRAAVPRIAQAAEQIARRLENGGRLIYVGAGTPGRLGVLDAAECGPTFGTDLVRGVIAGGPTALTEAIEGAEDSFDAEDLEDLTAADAVVGITASGRTPYVVQALDHARAQGALTIAIVNNAGSEASADHMIELLTGAEVLAGSTRLTAGTAQKIVLNALSTSVMIALGKAYGPRMVDVRLTNAKVRRRAVRIVRDAAGVDEDEATQALTKAEGHAKTAIVALLADIDANEAAARLEKARGHVRAALNDP, from the coding sequence ATGGCCGCGATGATCCTCGCCGTCGACCTCGGCAAGACGTCCTGCCGCGCCGCAGTCGCCGGCCGGAGGGCCGAGGGTGCGGGCGCACCCGGACTCGCCACACCTGGCGGCGTAAGAGCCGCCGAGTCGGCGATCGTTACCGCTGCCCGCGAGCTCGGCCCATTCGACGACGTGATTGTCGGCGCGGCCGGAGCATTCGCGGCGCCCGACGCAGCCCGTGCATTGGGCCAGACGCTGCTGACGTCGCTGGGCGCCAAAAGTGTCGCGGTCACCAGCGACGCCATCACCGCGCACGCCGGTGCACACGACGGGCAGCCCGGCGTCGTATTGATCGTGGGCACGGGGGTTGCCGCGCTCGCGATCGACGCCGACGGCGCACTAAGGACGGCCGACGGCTGGGGCCCCTGGCTCGGTGACGAGGGCGGCGGCGCGTGGATCGGCGCCGCCGGGTTGCGCGCGGCGCTCAAAGCCCATGACGGCCGCGGCCCGTCCACCGCGCTGCTCGACGCCGCCCGCGCCCGCTTCGGCCCGCCGCAGACGTGGCCGATGCAACTCCACGACGCCGCCGCTATCGCCGCCTTCGCGCCTGACGTGCTGAACGCCCACGACGACGCCGTGGCAAGAGAAATCGTCGCCGCCGCCGCCGAGGCCCTCACAACCACCGTCGAAGCCGTAGCAACGGGCCCGCTCGCGGTAACCGGTGGTCTCGCCGGCTTCCACGCGCTGACCGGCAGGCTCAACGCGGTCCCGCCCGCCGGCGACGCGCTCGACGGCGCGCTGCGACTAACGGCGATCCACGAGCCGTACGTCATCCGCGTGCATGCGAAAGCCGTTACGACACAACGTCTTGACGCTCTCGCCACCGAGGGCGTCCGCGAAGACCTCCACGACCTCGACGCCAGGCCGATCCACGAGATCGTCAGGCTGCTCGTCGACGCCGAAGGCGAGGCACATCACGCGGTACGAGCAGCGGTCCCGCGCATCGCCCAGGCGGCGGAGCAGATCGCTCGGCGGCTCGAAAACGGTGGCCGCCTGATCTATGTCGGCGCCGGAACGCCGGGCCGACTCGGCGTGCTCGACGCGGCCGAATGCGGACCCACGTTCGGCACCGACCTCGTGCGCGGCGTAATTGCTGGTGGGCCAACGGCATTGACCGAGGCGATCGAGGGCGCGGAGGACAGCTTCGACGCCGAAGACCTCGAAGACCTGACCGCCGCCGACGCGGTCGTCGGGATCACGGCGTCGGGACGGACGCCGTACGTCGTACAAGCGCTCGACCACGCCCGCGCCCAAGGCGCACTGACCATCGCGATCGTCAACAACGCGGGCAGCGAGGCATCCGCCGACCATATGATCGAATTGCTCACCGGCGCTGAGGTTCTCGCCGGCTCCACCCGGCTGACCGCCGGAACCGCGCAAAAGATCGTGCTGAACGCGCTATCGACAAGCGTGATGATCGCACTCGGCAAGGCCTACGGACCGCGGATGGTCGACGTGCGACTGACCAACGCGAAGGTGCGCCGCCGCGCGGTGCGTATCGTTCGCGACGCGGCGGGTGTCGACGAAGACGAGGCAACGCAGGCGCTGACTAAAGCCGAAGGTCACGCCAAGACCGCGATCGTCGCGCTGCTGGCGGACATAGACGCGAACGAGGCCGCAGCGAGGCTCGAGAAAGCGCGCGGCCACGTGCGCGCCGCGCTCAATGACCCCTAG
- a CDS encoding TVP38/TMEM64 family protein: MTHPSTSRRPHIIRLAVFAAFLVVLFYLLAVKHVVNIEDVRGWVKATGPLAPFTYVVLSAVLGAIFVPGPILAASSGLLFGPLLGVFVTLGATVGTAVVAAFLGRRAGRDSARALIGAERADRLDALIQRRGLWAVVGQRFIPGLSDALASYAFGAFGVPLWQMAVGAFIGSVPRAFVYTALGASIGNRSPVLAYAAIGVWCVTAVVGAFAARQGFRKWRSSDGRDSAEIPSVTSPDQ, translated from the coding sequence ATGACCCACCCATCCACATCTCGACGGCCGCACATCATCCGGCTGGCCGTGTTTGCCGCGTTCCTGGTCGTGCTGTTCTATCTGCTGGCGGTCAAGCATGTGGTGAACATCGAGGACGTGCGGGGCTGGGTGAAGGCGACGGGTCCGCTGGCACCGTTCACCTACGTGGTGCTCTCGGCGGTGCTCGGAGCAATTTTCGTGCCGGGCCCGATTCTGGCGGCGAGCAGCGGGCTGTTGTTCGGACCGCTGCTGGGCGTGTTCGTGACCCTGGGCGCCACGGTCGGTACCGCGGTAGTGGCGGCCTTCCTGGGCCGCCGCGCGGGGCGTGACAGCGCGCGGGCGTTGATCGGTGCCGAGCGGGCCGACCGTCTGGATGCGCTGATTCAGCGACGCGGCCTGTGGGCGGTGGTCGGGCAACGGTTCATTCCGGGCCTGTCGGATGCGCTGGCCTCCTACGCGTTCGGGGCGTTCGGAGTTCCGTTGTGGCAGATGGCCGTTGGCGCGTTCATCGGGTCGGTGCCGCGGGCGTTCGTCTACACCGCGTTGGGCGCGTCGATCGGCAACAGGTCGCCGGTGCTGGCGTACGCGGCGATCGGGGTGTGGTGCGTGACGGCGGTGGTCGGCGCGTTCGCCGCCCGGCAGGGCTTTCGGAAATGGCGCAGCAGTGACGGGCGGGACTCCGCTGAAATCCCATCCGTCACATCGCCGGACCAATAG
- a CDS encoding YceI family protein codes for MTAAVDTHKLTAGTWAIDPVHSSVNFAVRHLVVGKTYGRFGQFSGAITIGEDGTPAVSAEVDVNSIDTGNEQRDAHIKAPDFFNTEEFPTATFVSTSVRSDGDNYLLDGDFTLKGVTKPVTLALAFNGVSPGMGHGEVAGFDASVVLSRKDFGVGGEHLLDGGGAIVGDKVTITLAIEALKQG; via the coding sequence ATGACCGCAGCCGTTGACACCCACAAGCTGACCGCCGGGACCTGGGCGATCGACCCAGTCCACTCATCGGTCAATTTCGCAGTGCGTCACCTGGTCGTCGGCAAGACGTACGGCCGGTTCGGCCAATTCAGCGGAGCAATCACGATCGGCGAAGACGGTACGCCCGCCGTCAGCGCCGAGGTCGACGTCAACTCGATCGACACCGGCAATGAACAACGCGACGCCCACATCAAGGCCCCCGACTTCTTCAACACCGAGGAATTTCCGACCGCGACGTTCGTATCGACCTCGGTGCGGTCCGACGGCGACAACTACCTGCTCGACGGCGATTTCACCCTTAAGGGCGTGACCAAACCGGTCACGCTGGCCCTGGCGTTCAACGGCGTCAGCCCGGGCATGGGACATGGAGAAGTCGCTGGCTTCGATGCTTCGGTTGTACTGAGCCGCAAAGACTTCGGCGTAGGCGGCGAGCACTTGCTCGACGGCGGCGGCGCGATCGTCGGCGACAAGGTCACGATCACGCTAGCGATCGAGGCGCTGAAGCAGGGCTGA